A DNA window from Tenuifilaceae bacterium CYCD contains the following coding sequences:
- a CDS encoding peptidase M16 gives MLDRTTAPKKNPTGRVSIPQTQNITLANGAKLIVIDAGTQEVSKIEIILHAGTRYQSQAISARAAISLLSEGTSTKNSQQIAELFDFYGSFPEHSFDRDFATLTLYSTNKYLDQSLGVLADMIYNPTYPEHELDIFKKKGKQSLIVELEKVVTIARQNFFSTMFGKDHPYGSYATPDEFDTLHRDNIANFHSQYHSSNNCIIVLAGKVSDKEIKAVEELLGKTNFGNNGTALNQPFPKSVISQQKVFSHKNDALQSAIRIGKELIKRDHEDFPKLMVLNTILGGYFGSRLMKNIREDKGYTYGISSTLLPFKETSVFVIGTEVGVDFTANTLREIYKEIEKLCTEKVPQSELDLVKSHLTGEVLRNFDGPFAIAESIASLYEYNNLDYSFFERTIDTINTVTPEQLIEIANKYLGQNDFVESVAGKI, from the coding sequence ATGCTAGATAGGACAACAGCACCGAAAAAAAATCCAACAGGACGAGTTTCGATTCCTCAAACCCAAAACATTACCCTAGCCAATGGTGCAAAACTAATTGTGATTGATGCAGGAACTCAAGAGGTCTCCAAAATCGAAATAATTCTCCATGCTGGAACCCGATATCAAAGCCAAGCAATATCGGCACGTGCTGCAATTTCGCTGCTAAGCGAAGGAACATCAACAAAAAACTCCCAGCAAATCGCAGAACTATTCGATTTCTACGGCAGCTTTCCAGAGCATTCATTCGATCGTGACTTTGCAACCCTTACGCTTTACTCCACCAACAAGTACCTTGACCAATCGCTCGGTGTTTTGGCCGACATGATTTACAACCCAACGTACCCCGAACACGAACTTGACATTTTCAAAAAGAAAGGAAAACAATCGCTAATTGTTGAACTAGAGAAGGTGGTTACCATTGCCCGACAAAATTTTTTCAGCACAATGTTCGGCAAGGATCATCCGTACGGATCGTATGCAACGCCCGACGAATTCGACACACTTCATCGCGACAACATTGCAAATTTCCATAGCCAATATCACAGTTCAAACAATTGCATTATTGTACTAGCCGGAAAAGTCTCCGATAAAGAGATCAAAGCGGTGGAAGAACTACTGGGAAAAACCAATTTTGGGAATAACGGTACGGCTCTAAATCAACCATTCCCCAAGTCAGTCATTTCACAGCAGAAAGTATTTTCGCATAAGAACGATGCCTTGCAATCGGCCATAAGAATAGGCAAAGAGTTAATTAAGCGCGATCACGAGGATTTCCCAAAACTGATGGTGCTAAACACAATTCTTGGTGGGTATTTTGGATCGAGATTGATGAAAAACATCAGGGAGGACAAGGGGTATACCTACGGAATATCTTCGACATTACTTCCATTTAAGGAAACTTCGGTTTTTGTAATAGGAACTGAGGTTGGTGTAGATTTTACAGCCAACACCCTGCGTGAAATATACAAGGAGATTGAAAAACTGTGCACCGAGAAAGTTCCTCAGAGTGAGCTAGACCTAGTTAAAAGTCATCTCACAGGAGAAGTACTTCGCAACTTCGATGGACCATTTGCCATTGCCGAAAGCATTGCAAGCCTTTACGAATACAACAATCTTGACTACTCATTTTTCGAAAGGACAATTGACACCATCAACACAGTCACACCCGAGCAACTCATTGAAATTGCCAACAAGTACCTAGGGCAAAACGATTTTGTTGAAAGTGTGGCTGGTAAAATTTAA
- a CDS encoding chloride channel protein, protein MKLLYSKFLNSIWISVRRLGERRVTLILSLIIGILSGVAAVVLKNTVHVTHAFLQESLPKESANLLFLGLPAVGILLTILFIKLFIKENINHGVSKVLYSISRQNSKIKSHNTYSSVVSSTLTIGFGGSVGAEAPIVYTGAAIGSNIGKFFRMNYKTLTLLVGCGSAGAIAAIFNAPLAGLVFTLEVLMLDLTTASIIPLLISAASATMVSYFFLGRDVVFTYEVVHPFQLHNIPYFILLGIFCGLVSLYFMRTVMRVEKKFNRVTNTYKKWIIGSIGLGILIFIFPPLYGEGYEVLDALLDGRPSFIFDNSFFYSFQHNYWLLLAALIMLVALKAIATAVTTGAGGVGGTFAPTLFIGGVSGFFVARFINQVSFINVSESNFTLVGMAGTMAGVMHAPLTAIFLIAEITGGYALFVPLIITATISFITIMYFEPHSIYTKGLAKKGELITHHKDKAVLTLLQVAHVVEKDFIVVSPDETLGNLVHKISRSKRNIFPVVTSENVFVGVVSLDDIRPIMFDTEVYESVSVNELMIVPPEYITTKESMDSVMKKFENSGAWNLPVLDGNQYVGFVSKSKIFSAYRDLLIQFSDE, encoded by the coding sequence ATGAAGTTATTGTATAGTAAGTTTTTGAATAGTATTTGGATTTCGGTTCGACGCTTAGGCGAGCGTCGAGTCACCTTAATTCTTAGTTTGATTATTGGAATTCTAAGTGGAGTAGCTGCTGTGGTATTAAAGAATACAGTACATGTTACCCATGCTTTTTTACAGGAGTCGTTGCCTAAAGAGTCGGCCAACCTGCTGTTTCTGGGATTGCCTGCAGTGGGAATTCTTTTAACGATACTATTTATAAAGCTTTTCATAAAAGAGAACATTAACCATGGAGTGTCAAAGGTCCTCTACTCAATATCTAGGCAGAATAGTAAAATAAAATCGCACAATACATATAGTTCTGTTGTATCGAGTACACTTACCATTGGGTTTGGCGGTTCGGTTGGAGCCGAGGCCCCAATAGTATATACTGGCGCAGCTATTGGGTCCAACATAGGTAAGTTTTTTAGGATGAACTATAAAACGCTTACTTTGCTTGTTGGTTGTGGATCCGCGGGGGCTATTGCGGCAATTTTTAATGCTCCATTAGCAGGGCTTGTATTTACTCTAGAAGTTTTAATGCTCGATTTAACCACTGCATCAATCATACCATTGCTTATTTCGGCAGCATCTGCAACCATGGTTTCATACTTCTTTTTAGGGCGCGATGTAGTTTTTACCTACGAGGTGGTTCATCCCTTTCAACTTCATAACATCCCATATTTTATTCTATTGGGAATATTCTGTGGATTGGTATCTCTTTATTTCATGCGTACGGTAATGCGTGTAGAAAAAAAGTTCAATCGTGTTACAAATACTTATAAAAAATGGATTATTGGAAGTATTGGTTTAGGTATACTAATTTTTATTTTTCCGCCGCTCTATGGAGAAGGATATGAGGTTTTGGATGCATTGTTGGACGGCCGCCCCTCTTTTATTTTCGATAACAGTTTCTTCTATTCTTTTCAGCATAACTATTGGCTATTGCTAGCTGCGCTAATTATGCTTGTAGCGTTAAAGGCTATTGCCACAGCGGTAACAACTGGTGCGGGAGGTGTTGGTGGTACATTTGCCCCAACATTGTTTATTGGAGGGGTTTCGGGTTTCTTTGTGGCGCGTTTTATTAATCAAGTTAGTTTTATAAATGTTTCGGAGAGTAATTTTACTCTTGTAGGAATGGCTGGTACAATGGCTGGCGTAATGCATGCCCCTTTGACTGCGATATTCTTGATTGCTGAGATTACAGGAGGCTATGCACTTTTTGTCCCGTTAATAATAACTGCAACAATCTCGTTTATAACCATAATGTATTTCGAACCGCATTCAATATACACCAAAGGATTGGCTAAGAAAGGCGAGTTGATTACGCACCATAAGGATAAGGCGGTTTTAACATTGTTGCAGGTGGCCCATGTGGTTGAGAAAGACTTTATAGTTGTATCTCCTGATGAAACCTTGGGTAATCTGGTGCATAAGATAAGTAGATCTAAACGAAATATCTTCCCGGTTGTCACCTCTGAAAATGTTTTTGTGGGTGTAGTTTCTTTGGATGATATTCGCCCTATTATGTTCGATACTGAAGTGTATGAGTCCGTATCGGTGAATGAGTTAATGATTGTTCCTCCAGAATATATAACAACAAAGGAATCCATGGATTCCGTGATGAAAAAGTTTGAAAATTCTGGGGCATGGAATCTCCCTGTGCTCGATGGCAATCAGTATGTCGGTTTTGTTTCCAAATCCAAAATTTTCTCAGCTTACCGCGATCTGTTAATTCAGTTTTCGGATGAATAA
- the glyA gene encoding serine hydroxymethyltransferase, with translation MTRDTQIFDLIEKERQRQMHGIELIASENFVSPQVLEAMGSVMTNKYAEGYPGARYYGGCEVVDQSEQLAIDRLKKLFDAEYANVQPHSGAQANMAVFMAVLKPGDTFLGLDLSHGGHLSHGSPVNFSGMWYKATSYGVKQETGRVDYDMMERVALEQKPKLIVGGASAYSREWDYKRMREIADKIGALLMIDMAHPAGLIAAGLLDNPVKYAHIVTSTTHKTLRGPRGGIILMGKDFPNPWGLTTPKGEVKMMSQILNSSVFPGVQGGPLEHVIAAKAVAFGEALTPEFKAYQSQVKKNAAVLADAFIKKGYKVISDGTDNHSMLIDLRTKFPDITGKKVENTLVLADITINKNMVPYDSRSPFQTSGIRVGTPAITTRGLKEQHMPIVVDLIDKVISNIDNQDVIAEVRAEVNKLMKDFPLFAW, from the coding sequence ATGACACGCGATACTCAAATTTTTGATCTTATTGAAAAGGAACGTCAACGCCAAATGCATGGCATCGAGTTGATTGCTTCTGAAAACTTTGTTAGCCCTCAGGTGCTTGAGGCTATGGGTTCTGTAATGACCAATAAGTATGCCGAAGGTTATCCAGGAGCACGTTACTACGGTGGTTGCGAGGTGGTTGATCAATCGGAGCAACTTGCAATTGATAGATTGAAAAAACTATTCGATGCCGAATACGCCAACGTTCAGCCACACTCTGGTGCTCAGGCTAACATGGCCGTTTTTATGGCGGTTCTTAAACCTGGCGATACATTCCTAGGGTTGGACTTATCGCATGGCGGTCACTTGTCGCACGGTTCTCCAGTAAACTTCTCGGGAATGTGGTACAAGGCTACATCGTATGGTGTAAAGCAGGAAACCGGCCGTGTTGATTACGATATGATGGAGCGTGTTGCTCTTGAGCAAAAACCAAAATTAATTGTTGGTGGTGCTTCGGCTTACTCTCGCGAGTGGGATTACAAGCGCATGCGTGAGATTGCCGATAAAATCGGTGCATTACTTATGATTGATATGGCGCACCCTGCTGGTTTAATTGCTGCTGGTTTGCTCGATAATCCTGTTAAATATGCACACATTGTAACATCAACTACCCACAAAACCTTGCGTGGTCCACGCGGTGGTATTATTCTTATGGGTAAGGATTTTCCAAATCCTTGGGGATTAACTACTCCTAAAGGTGAAGTTAAAATGATGTCGCAAATTCTTAACTCTAGCGTATTCCCCGGCGTTCAGGGTGGTCCGCTTGAGCATGTTATTGCTGCTAAAGCAGTGGCTTTTGGCGAGGCATTAACCCCAGAGTTTAAGGCTTATCAATCTCAGGTTAAGAAGAATGCTGCTGTTTTAGCCGATGCATTCATTAAGAAAGGTTACAAAGTAATTTCCGATGGTACCGATAACCACTCTATGCTTATCGATTTACGTACAAAATTCCCCGATATTACTGGAAAGAAAGTTGAGAACACTTTAGTATTGGCCGATATTACCATCAATAAGAATATGGTTCCCTACGATAGCCGTTCGCCTTTCCAAACTTCTGGAATTCGTGTTGGAACACCTGCAATTACAACTCGTGGCTTAAAGGAACAGCATATGCCAATTGTTGTAGATTTGATTGATAAGGTGATTTCAAATATCGATAATCAGGATGTTATTGCGGAGGTAAGAGCCGAGGTTAATAAGTTAATGAAGGATTTCCCGCTATTTGCGTGGTAA
- a CDS encoding zinc protease produces the protein MIEVIKHILPNGLKLLIHQDFSTPIASFNLLYDVGSKDEDPNKTGFAHLFEHLMFGGSIHIPVFDEPLEHVGGENNAFTNNDITNYYITLPVENIETAFWLESDRMLSLAFTKKSLDVQRNVVIEEFNQRYLNQPYGDVWLNLRPLAYTAHPYMWPTIGKSIDHIKSATLTDVKNFFYSHYAPNNAILCVAGPVNPTQIIELANKWFGPIERRNIIERNLPKEPTQTLPRKLEIVRDVPFNAIYKSYHMCNRNHPDFPAVDLMSDLLSSGKSARLYQRLVKEKQLFSNVNAYITGDIDEGLFVITGQLYPSTNFADAENALIEEVRNIQGIQISEYELEKVKNKYESNFTFEETSVLNKAMNLSFFELLGDANRINFELEKYRNVTRASIQGIAQQILTESNCSTLYYKSKQQ, from the coding sequence ATGATAGAAGTTATTAAACATATACTTCCAAACGGTCTAAAACTACTTATTCATCAGGATTTTAGCACGCCAATTGCATCGTTTAATTTACTATACGATGTAGGATCGAAGGATGAAGATCCAAACAAAACTGGCTTTGCACATCTTTTTGAGCACCTTATGTTTGGAGGCTCTATTCATATCCCAGTATTTGACGAACCGCTTGAGCATGTGGGCGGAGAAAATAATGCATTTACCAACAACGATATAACCAACTACTACATAACGCTACCCGTCGAAAATATCGAAACCGCCTTTTGGCTGGAAAGCGATAGAATGCTTAGCCTTGCATTTACCAAGAAAAGTTTAGACGTTCAGCGAAACGTTGTTATCGAAGAGTTTAATCAACGATACTTAAACCAACCGTACGGAGATGTGTGGTTAAACCTCAGGCCATTGGCATATACGGCACACCCTTACATGTGGCCAACAATTGGCAAATCAATCGATCACATTAAAAGCGCAACGCTAACCGATGTAAAGAACTTTTTTTACAGCCATTACGCTCCGAACAATGCCATACTGTGCGTAGCAGGCCCTGTTAATCCCACACAAATCATAGAACTCGCCAATAAATGGTTTGGACCAATAGAACGGCGCAACATAATTGAACGGAATCTCCCCAAAGAGCCAACGCAAACATTGCCAAGAAAACTGGAAATTGTACGCGACGTTCCCTTCAACGCAATCTACAAGTCCTATCATATGTGTAACAGGAATCACCCAGATTTTCCTGCGGTAGATTTAATGTCAGACTTGCTATCGAGCGGAAAATCGGCACGCCTATACCAACGATTAGTGAAAGAAAAACAACTTTTCAGCAATGTAAATGCTTACATTACAGGCGATATTGATGAGGGCCTTTTTGTAATTACAGGTCAACTTTACCCATCGACAAATTTTGCCGACGCGGAAAATGCGCTAATTGAGGAAGTACGGAATATACAGGGCATACAAATATCGGAGTACGAATTAGAAAAGGTTAAAAATAAGTATGAATCGAATTTCACCTTCGAAGAAACCAGCGTACTCAATAAAGCCATGAATCTGTCGTTTTTTGAATTACTAGGCGATGCTAACAGGATCAACTTTGAGTTGGAAAAATATCGGAATGTAACGCGGGCATCAATTCAAGGAATTGCTCAGCAAATATTGACCGAGAGCAACTGCTCAACGCTATACTACAAATCTAAGCAACAATAA